The Lewinellaceae bacterium genome includes a region encoding these proteins:
- a CDS encoding PhzF family phenazine biosynthesis protein encodes MTKNLIFQVDAFTGQLFKGNPAAVVPLESWLPDEVMQSIAAENNLSETAFFVKNGSTFGLRWFTPTIEVDFCGHATLATSHILFTEWGGTEATLEFNTRIGKLKVSQAGKNTYLMDFPADELSLMKASPELEKAIGIPALEAFSGREDIIYVVASQELVEQVSPDFRALGLVSGRGVLVTAAGKDCDFVSRCFFPNAGVDEDPVTGSAHTTLTPYWAKKLNKSKLTARQISKRGGFLECELSEDKKKVLITGMAVTYLKGEYYL; translated from the coding sequence ATGACAAAAAATTTAATATTCCAGGTCGATGCTTTCACCGGCCAATTATTTAAAGGTAATCCTGCTGCGGTGGTTCCTCTTGAATCCTGGCTGCCAGATGAGGTGATGCAATCGATAGCCGCTGAGAACAATTTATCCGAAACGGCTTTTTTTGTAAAAAACGGCAGCACCTTTGGGCTTCGATGGTTTACCCCAACGATAGAAGTGGATTTTTGCGGACACGCCACCCTGGCTACCTCTCATATTTTATTTACCGAATGGGGGGGTACAGAAGCGACCCTCGAATTCAATACCAGGATAGGTAAACTAAAGGTTTCCCAGGCAGGCAAAAACACCTATCTGATGGATTTTCCAGCGGACGAACTATCTCTGATGAAGGCCTCTCCCGAACTCGAAAAAGCGATTGGCATTCCCGCACTCGAAGCATTCAGTGGCAGGGAAGACATCATTTATGTTGTAGCCTCGCAGGAGTTGGTCGAACAGGTTTCTCCGGATTTCCGGGCACTCGGCCTGGTCAGTGGCCGCGGGGTGCTCGTGACGGCTGCAGGAAAAGACTGTGACTTTGTTTCCCGATGTTTTTTCCCAAACGCCGGGGTGGATGAGGATCCTGTGACAGGTTCTGCCCACACAACGCTGACCCCTTATTGGGCCAAAAAACTCAATAAATCAAAACTCACGGCAAGGCAAATTTCGAAACGGGGCGGATTCCTGGAATGTGAGTTGTCTGAAGATAAAAAAAAGGTACTGATCACCGGGATGGCGGTCACTTACCTGAAAGGGGAATATTATTTATAA
- a CDS encoding T9SS type A sorting domain-containing protein: MGLLRHISLVAFCIFIVGPGSFYAQTTVVEQLLTQRSESYLPQPKYPELFKTIPLINDASPEWVKLMYSESPNYFDIIEAYNIYYASHDFVKNTHTQNYRYFNRIVSGEHYYAADGTIYIPNAEEIQAQEAFFKEKYEAILERQGLESRLGNWSAIGPFETFATDGITYKSSQVNVYAIDQATSNPNVMYAGSEGGGLFKTIDKGVNWTAISEEMDLGGIGAIEVDPNNENIVFMAQGNRLYKTVNGGSSWTILDDITNLKITDISINPSNSNVVLTAGEKGLKRSIDGGLSWVTILSDKCWDIELKTDDPNTVFVAKTNPAMVRTEIWKSTDNGQTFFAKTTGWFNPIGGVAASTGGARIGVTNADPNRIYVILIGEENDAVDDNNYIGIYRSDDAGESWHTPYDGNGDGNPDNEPGGPYSDDHWCFTHFGLTTTGYNQGFYDLAIDVSDTDPDKFLVGSLNLFKSDDGGVSYTAWGGYQCQSCGSGYRHPDIQEIEINGADVWVTSDGGIDYYDSNLNFISSRTKGINGSAYWGLGQGWNEDVVTGGRYHNGNGAHYEGYPAGQFLALGGGEAASGYVSQGENRKVYHSDISGKLLPATITGGVSDITNYSLFPNESYVPNTKSEIVTDPRSWNILYLGNGNKVWKSVDGGSSFNVIGSFGTSDSDKVLGIEISRNNPDVIYAVQRISGGGKVWKTLNGGTNWTELTLPSTTTEMYISVSAEDENEIYLALDNGYSNANKVFRSTNGGSSWANISNSIFNGEWPKAIHVQDGTNGGLYLVTTKKVYYRNNISGWKLYSDGLPAKINYEGFLPFYRDEKIRLATENKGLWESDFYEPSSLVAQPMVDKAEGFCTRDTFYFEDYSIRRAGASWTWSFSPAPLWVSSTTVRNPKVVFGAVGSFTVTMTVTNAGGGSDAKTVTNMVTITAECDADKVPGNAMQCSNDGDYANVPNMNLTTNTITFTAWVKPNGIQPDYSGIVMNDGTTAGMNFREGKLAYHWPNGAWWWNSGLVVPDNEWSYVALVATPSGITLYVNGVGATHNFSAGVVDFGTMKLGSYKGWGGRNFNGDMDEVCIYDRALSQDEIRELMHLTKVPSADASLIHYYQFNRASGIVTDRAGNLHATLASGAVRTLSTAPVGGGRSYRMSVTNGGVKVFPNTDLTLEFPPSGIYPNGELVVSKLEVVPDQTPGIQPTPEKRYWIVNNYGTNTTFSALTSLKFDGLSGITTANSGSEYKLHKRASTAHGNTWSSELDYADAATSTSLIFGQDNSISSFGQLAINKASAVLPVELIGFTVTKKDEKSALLNWQTASEINTTHFEVERSRDGQQFQYMTTVMALGNPNEGAIYSMEDPDPFKGTTYYRLKMVDVDGRFAWSPIRSIVLNALPEQIMVYPNPVSDSRVLNIKSVFNTPVNFEMFDASGKRVRSAVIENGNGTVGLKDLPAGAYFFLVKGDAFMKNGRLIVE, translated from the coding sequence ATGGGTTTACTTAGGCATATTAGCCTTGTGGCATTTTGCATTTTTATCGTTGGGCCAGGATCTTTTTACGCCCAGACTACTGTTGTGGAGCAGCTACTTACGCAAAGGTCGGAAAGTTATCTTCCTCAACCAAAGTATCCTGAATTATTTAAAACCATTCCCCTTATCAATGATGCCAGCCCGGAATGGGTGAAACTGATGTACAGCGAATCACCGAATTATTTTGACATTATCGAGGCTTACAATATTTATTATGCCAGCCATGATTTTGTCAAAAATACTCATACCCAAAATTACCGGTATTTTAACAGGATCGTATCCGGGGAACATTATTATGCAGCCGACGGAACGATTTATATTCCCAATGCCGAGGAAATTCAGGCGCAGGAGGCCTTTTTTAAGGAAAAATACGAAGCCATCCTGGAAAGGCAGGGCCTCGAATCCCGTTTGGGCAACTGGTCAGCCATTGGCCCATTTGAGACTTTCGCCACCGATGGAATCACTTATAAATCTTCACAGGTAAATGTATATGCCATTGACCAGGCAACTTCCAACCCGAATGTCATGTACGCCGGGTCAGAAGGTGGTGGACTCTTTAAAACCATCGACAAAGGCGTAAACTGGACGGCCATCTCCGAAGAGATGGATCTTGGAGGCATCGGGGCCATTGAGGTGGATCCCAATAATGAAAATATTGTTTTTATGGCCCAGGGAAACCGGTTGTATAAAACCGTCAACGGTGGTAGCTCATGGACCATACTAGACGATATCACCAATTTAAAAATAACCGATATTTCCATCAATCCCTCCAATTCCAATGTCGTATTGACGGCAGGAGAAAAAGGACTGAAACGCAGCATCGACGGTGGCCTGAGCTGGGTGACCATTTTGTCAGACAAATGCTGGGATATTGAGTTGAAAACCGATGATCCGAATACAGTCTTCGTGGCCAAAACGAATCCGGCCATGGTGCGCACCGAGATTTGGAAATCAACGGATAATGGGCAAACTTTTTTCGCCAAAACCACAGGGTGGTTCAACCCGATCGGCGGAGTGGCCGCTTCAACGGGAGGTGCCCGCATTGGCGTGACGAATGCCGATCCCAACCGGATCTACGTGATCCTTATCGGAGAAGAGAATGATGCGGTGGATGATAACAATTACATCGGCATTTACAGAAGCGATGACGCAGGGGAGAGCTGGCACACTCCTTACGATGGCAATGGCGACGGCAACCCGGATAATGAGCCGGGCGGTCCCTATAGTGATGACCACTGGTGTTTTACCCATTTTGGGTTGACCACAACGGGATACAACCAGGGTTTTTACGACCTCGCCATTGATGTCTCCGATACCGATCCTGATAAATTTCTCGTAGGTTCGCTCAACTTATTCAAATCTGATGACGGCGGGGTAAGCTACACTGCCTGGGGCGGATACCAGTGCCAAAGTTGTGGATCGGGTTATCGCCATCCGGATATCCAGGAAATTGAGATCAACGGCGCCGATGTCTGGGTGACGTCCGATGGAGGCATAGATTATTACGATAGTAACCTGAATTTTATATCCTCCCGCACCAAAGGCATCAACGGTTCTGCTTATTGGGGGCTGGGCCAGGGGTGGAATGAAGATGTCGTGACGGGCGGCCGTTATCACAACGGCAACGGGGCACATTACGAGGGATATCCTGCAGGTCAGTTTCTTGCTCTGGGTGGAGGGGAGGCGGCTTCCGGTTATGTCAGCCAGGGAGAAAACAGAAAGGTTTACCATAGTGACATCAGCGGGAAATTGTTGCCTGCCACTATAACCGGCGGAGTTTCTGACATTACGAATTATAGTTTGTTTCCCAACGAAAGTTATGTGCCCAACACAAAAAGTGAGATCGTCACGGATCCGCGTTCCTGGAACATATTGTATCTCGGTAATGGCAATAAAGTATGGAAAAGCGTGGATGGGGGAAGCTCTTTCAATGTGATAGGCTCCTTTGGTACCTCCGATTCCGATAAGGTGCTCGGGATCGAAATTTCCAGGAACAACCCCGATGTGATTTATGCGGTTCAGCGTATTTCGGGCGGAGGGAAAGTATGGAAGACCCTCAATGGGGGAACCAACTGGACAGAGCTGACCCTTCCGTCAACCACCACTGAAATGTATATTTCCGTCAGCGCCGAAGATGAGAATGAAATATATCTCGCCCTGGATAACGGGTATTCAAACGCCAATAAAGTGTTCCGTTCCACCAACGGAGGCAGTTCATGGGCCAATATTTCAAACTCTATTTTTAATGGGGAATGGCCCAAAGCTATCCATGTGCAGGACGGCACCAATGGTGGTCTTTACCTGGTAACCACCAAAAAAGTTTATTATCGCAACAACATCTCCGGCTGGAAATTGTATTCTGACGGATTGCCGGCCAAGATCAATTATGAAGGCTTTTTGCCCTTTTATCGCGACGAAAAGATACGCCTGGCTACCGAAAACAAAGGCCTTTGGGAAAGTGATTTCTACGAACCTTCTTCCCTGGTGGCGCAACCCATGGTGGATAAGGCGGAAGGTTTTTGCACAAGAGATACCTTTTATTTTGAAGATTATTCTATACGCAGGGCCGGAGCCAGCTGGACCTGGTCTTTTTCACCGGCCCCTTTGTGGGTGAGTTCTACTACCGTTCGCAATCCAAAGGTCGTCTTTGGGGCGGTGGGCTCCTTTACGGTGACCATGACGGTGACCAATGCAGGGGGCGGTTCCGATGCGAAAACGGTGACCAATATGGTGACCATCACCGCAGAGTGTGATGCAGACAAAGTGCCCGGGAATGCAATGCAGTGTTCCAACGATGGCGATTATGCCAACGTGCCCAATATGAATTTGACGACCAATACGATAACGTTTACCGCCTGGGTCAAACCCAACGGCATCCAGCCCGATTACTCGGGAATCGTGATGAATGACGGCACGACCGCCGGCATGAACTTCCGCGAAGGAAAACTGGCCTACCACTGGCCCAACGGTGCATGGTGGTGGAATTCCGGGTTGGTTGTTCCTGACAATGAATGGTCATATGTGGCTTTGGTCGCTACACCATCAGGAATCACCCTTTATGTCAACGGGGTGGGGGCCACCCATAATTTTTCGGCAGGGGTAGTCGATTTCGGCACCATGAAGCTCGGCAGTTACAAAGGCTGGGGCGGAAGAAACTTTAACGGGGATATGGATGAAGTATGCATTTACGACAGGGCGCTGAGCCAGGATGAAATCCGGGAGCTGATGCACCTGACCAAGGTGCCTTCAGCCGATGCCAGCCTGATTCATTATTACCAGTTCAACCGGGCCTCAGGCATTGTTACGGATCGGGCAGGAAATTTACATGCTACCCTGGCCAGCGGAGCGGTCCGCACCCTTTCCACAGCACCCGTGGGCGGAGGACGCAGCTACCGTATGAGCGTTACCAATGGGGGGGTAAAAGTATTTCCCAACACGGACCTGACCCTGGAATTCCCCCCTTCAGGAATTTATCCCAATGGGGAACTTGTAGTCAGCAAGCTCGAAGTAGTTCCTGATCAAACTCCGGGAATTCAACCGACCCCGGAAAAGCGATACTGGATTGTCAATAATTACGGGACCAATACCACTTTTTCCGCATTGACAAGTTTGAAATTTGACGGACTTTCCGGTATTACAACAGCCAACAGCGGCAGTGAATACAAATTACACAAAAGAGCTTCCACCGCTCATGGCAATACCTGGAGCAGTGAACTGGACTATGCAGATGCCGCAACTTCCACCAGCCTGATTTTTGGACAGGACAACAGCATCAGCAGCTTCGGCCAGTTGGCGATCAATAAGGCTTCGGCTGTTTTGCCCGTGGAACTGATCGGGTTCACCGTTACCAAAAAAGATGAAAAGTCGGCTTTGTTAAATTGGCAGACCGCCAGCGAGATTAATACCACTCATTTTGAAGTAGAACGAAGCCGCGACGGGCAGCAGTTTCAATACATGACTACCGTAATGGCCCTGGGCAACCCAAATGAAGGGGCAATATATTCAATGGAAGACCCTGATCCATTCAAGGGTACCACCTACTACAGGCTCAAAATGGTGGATGTAGATGGTCGCTTTGCCTGGTCGCCGATCAGGAGCATCGTGCTCAATGCCCTGCCCGAACAGATTATGGTCTATCCCAACCCGGTAAGCGACAGCCGGGTGCTGAATATAAAAAGTGTCTTTAACACGCCGGTGAATTTTGAAATGTTCGATGCTTCCGGCAAGCGTGTCAGATCAGCTGTGATAGAAAATGGCAACGGGACCGTCGGTTTAAAGGATCTTCCGGCCGGAGCCTATTTTTTCCTGGTCAAGGGCGACGCATTCATGAAAAACGGCCGATTGATCGTGGAATGA
- a CDS encoding RNA polymerase sigma factor, which translates to MSVNNSNVPEQRSFIEPLKDVIEQAKRGDQQAMHRLYVLYAKAMLNTAYRILNHPEDAEDVLQEAFINVFSRLSQYNYQSTFGAWVKRIVINKSIDALKKKHQNVFLTEASAAGEEMGSAFSSEDTDDLDQKLNLLYKALHALPDGYRTVFSLYMLEGYDHNEISEILKIEVSTSISQLSRAKKKIISLTQNFQHHG; encoded by the coding sequence ATGTCAGTAAACAATTCTAACGTGCCAGAGCAGCGTTCATTTATTGAGCCATTAAAAGACGTGATCGAACAGGCAAAACGAGGCGACCAGCAGGCCATGCATCGCCTTTATGTGCTATACGCCAAAGCTATGCTGAATACGGCATACAGGATCCTCAATCATCCGGAAGATGCCGAGGACGTTTTGCAGGAAGCTTTCATCAATGTATTTTCCCGGCTGAGCCAGTACAATTATCAATCGACGTTTGGGGCCTGGGTGAAAAGGATCGTGATCAATAAAAGCATAGATGCCCTTAAAAAGAAACATCAGAACGTCTTCCTGACGGAAGCTTCTGCGGCCGGGGAGGAAATGGGGTCAGCCTTTTCTTCCGAAGATACAGATGACCTGGACCAAAAACTGAATCTTTTATACAAAGCTTTACACGCATTACCTGACGGTTATCGCACGGTTTTTTCGCTGTATATGCTGGAAGGTTACGACCATAATGAAATTTCAGAAATTCTGAAGATCGAGGTGTCAACCTCCATTTCGCAACTGTCAAGGGCAAAGAAAAAAATAATATCGTTAACCCAAAATTTTCAGCATCATGGATGA
- a CDS encoding TlpA family protein disulfide reductase, whose protein sequence is MKFLTVILLTAFVGFAAFVTPGDEKVAPEIALKNPDGVEMKLSDLKGNVVLVDFWASWCRPCRVKHPELVSVYNEFKSAKFKGAKGFQIYSVSLDKYKEAWVDAIKKDGLTWKNHVSDLKGWQSEAARTYGVNSIPSNVLLNAKGEIISTNLHGDRLREALKKLQ, encoded by the coding sequence ATGAAGTTCCTGACTGTTATTTTACTGACCGCTTTTGTAGGCTTTGCGGCTTTTGTGACACCCGGCGATGAAAAAGTTGCCCCGGAAATTGCGCTGAAAAATCCGGATGGCGTGGAGATGAAATTATCCGATCTGAAAGGCAACGTCGTTTTGGTCGACTTCTGGGCCTCCTGGTGCAGGCCCTGCCGTGTCAAACACCCAGAACTGGTGAGCGTTTACAATGAATTTAAGAGCGCCAAATTTAAAGGAGCCAAAGGGTTTCAGATCTACAGCGTTTCCCTGGACAAATACAAAGAGGCCTGGGTAGACGCTATCAAAAAGGATGGACTGACCTGGAAAAACCATGTATCTGACCTGAAAGGCTGGCAATCTGAGGCGGCAAGGACTTATGGGGTCAACAGTATTCCTTCCAATGTGTTGCTGAACGCAAAAGGGGAGATCATCTCAACAAATTTGCATGGCGATCGTTTAAGGGAAGCGTTGAAGAAGTTGCAGTAA
- a CDS encoding TlpA family protein disulfide reductase: MDELDQLFKSHKEAFDRLEPRSNSWTTIKEAVDKGNESDVEKHIHRPVHRRSLLKLAAALVLLLGVTSVWLLNWRGQQAKFDQIVLHSPQGEPVRLDPAQNKFTLVQFWASGNAICTEENCYYYLPAYEKYKDHGFEIYAISVDEDINAWVNGIEENHLPWIHVSDLKGWDSPVCIECNITKVPSNFLLNHKGKIIARDLDAKDLEITLDRLLALQ; the protein is encoded by the coding sequence ATGGATGAATTGGATCAATTATTCAAATCCCACAAGGAGGCATTTGATCGTCTGGAGCCCCGGAGTAATTCATGGACCACGATCAAAGAGGCTGTGGACAAAGGCAATGAATCCGACGTGGAAAAACATATCCACCGGCCAGTCCACCGGCGTTCTTTATTAAAGCTGGCCGCTGCATTGGTCTTGTTGCTGGGAGTGACTTCCGTTTGGTTGTTGAACTGGCGAGGACAACAGGCGAAATTTGACCAAATCGTTCTGCATTCTCCGCAAGGAGAACCCGTAAGGCTGGATCCTGCTCAAAACAAATTCACCCTGGTACAGTTCTGGGCCTCCGGTAATGCTATCTGTACGGAGGAAAATTGTTATTACTACCTGCCAGCCTATGAAAAGTACAAGGATCACGGTTTCGAAATTTACGCTATTTCGGTGGACGAGGACATCAACGCCTGGGTCAACGGCATTGAAGAAAATCACCTGCCCTGGATTCATGTGTCCGACCTGAAAGGGTGGGATTCCCCTGTTTGTATCGAATGCAATATCACCAAGGTGCCTTCCAATTTCCTGCTCAACCACAAAGGAAAGATCATTGCCCGCGACCTGGATGCGAAAGACCTGGAAATCACTTTGGATCGTTTGCTGGCGTTACAGTAA
- a CDS encoding S9 family peptidase, translated as MQKHLLIVFLFVALLNSCAEQKPESEAIQNTIIKVNYPETAMVDQTDDYHGTEVKDPFRWLEIDTAANVKKWVDAENAVTQGYLEQIPFRKAIEKRLTELINYPRLSSPYKVGEYYFFNKNDGLQNQSVIYFQKGLEGTPEVFIDPNALSADGTVSISLVGFSSDDKYAAYSRSEGGSDWSTLHVMEIETKKEMPDVLNWVKFSGASWYKNGFFYSRYPAPAKGMELSGNNQYHSVYYHELGTDQSKDKLVFEDRNNPDYYHFGGVTEDEKYFILYQQPGTDGFAVMFKDLENDGKFKTLFEGYSNKSSVVHHVNGKFLVRTDIDAPNYKLVAVDPANPAKENWVEVIPEGENLLQGVNTGGGKIFANYLKNATDFFYQYEYDGSGMKEIKLPGLGSAGGFGGKEDDKILFYSFTSFTYPNTIFKYDIATGKSEQFYKAELEFNPEDYVEKQVFYKSKDGTDVSMFIVHKKGLKMDGQNPAYLYGYGGFNISLSPSFSAMRMVLLENGGVYAMANLRGGGEYGEEWHKAGMLLNKQNVFDDFIAAGEYLIDQGYTSKEKLAIAGGSNGGLLVGAAMTQRPDLFAVAFPAVGVMDMLRYHLFTVGKGWIPEYGSSDDPEQFANLLSYSPLQNLKDGVEYPATMITTADHDDRVVPAHSFKFAARLQQAQAGDNPVLIRIETKAGHGAGKPIAKVIEEQADLYSFFFYNTNSPVKYLED; from the coding sequence ATGCAAAAACACTTATTAATCGTATTCTTGTTCGTTGCCCTGCTGAATAGTTGCGCCGAACAAAAACCGGAATCAGAAGCCATTCAAAACACAATTATCAAAGTGAATTATCCAGAAACAGCAATGGTCGATCAGACCGACGACTACCATGGCACAGAAGTGAAAGATCCTTTTCGCTGGCTGGAAATCGATACCGCCGCCAATGTAAAGAAATGGGTTGACGCTGAAAACGCCGTGACCCAGGGATACCTGGAGCAAATTCCTTTCCGCAAGGCCATCGAAAAACGCCTCACGGAACTTATTAATTACCCTAGACTGAGCTCCCCCTATAAAGTCGGAGAGTATTATTTTTTTAATAAAAATGACGGGTTGCAAAACCAATCGGTCATTTATTTCCAAAAAGGACTGGAAGGCACCCCAGAAGTATTTATCGATCCCAATGCACTTTCTGCAGATGGAACGGTTTCCATCAGTCTCGTAGGTTTTTCTTCGGATGACAAATACGCCGCCTATTCCCGTTCGGAAGGCGGTTCCGACTGGAGTACGCTTCACGTTATGGAAATCGAGACCAAAAAAGAAATGCCCGACGTGCTCAACTGGGTTAAATTCTCCGGGGCTTCCTGGTATAAAAACGGTTTCTTCTACAGCCGTTATCCCGCTCCTGCCAAAGGCATGGAACTTTCCGGAAACAACCAGTACCACTCTGTTTATTACCACGAACTGGGCACTGATCAGTCCAAAGACAAACTGGTTTTTGAAGACCGTAACAATCCTGATTACTACCATTTCGGCGGCGTAACGGAAGACGAAAAATATTTCATTCTCTACCAGCAGCCGGGAACAGACGGTTTTGCGGTAATGTTCAAAGACCTGGAAAATGACGGAAAATTTAAGACCTTGTTTGAAGGATATTCCAACAAAAGCTCTGTCGTGCATCATGTCAATGGAAAATTCCTCGTAAGGACCGACATTGACGCGCCCAACTACAAACTGGTGGCTGTGGACCCTGCCAATCCTGCCAAAGAAAACTGGGTGGAGGTCATTCCGGAAGGTGAAAACCTTCTGCAGGGCGTCAATACCGGTGGGGGCAAGATATTTGCCAATTACCTGAAAAATGCCACTGACTTTTTCTACCAATATGAATACGATGGCAGCGGCATGAAGGAAATTAAATTACCTGGTTTGGGAAGTGCCGGCGGATTCGGAGGCAAGGAAGACGATAAAATTCTATTTTACAGTTTTACCTCATTTACTTATCCAAATACCATTTTCAAATACGATATTGCTACCGGAAAGTCAGAACAATTCTACAAAGCCGAGCTGGAATTCAATCCGGAAGACTATGTTGAAAAGCAGGTATTTTACAAAAGCAAAGACGGCACCGATGTATCCATGTTCATCGTCCATAAAAAAGGGTTAAAAATGGATGGACAGAACCCTGCCTATCTTTACGGCTACGGAGGGTTCAATATCAGTCTTTCACCATCTTTTAGTGCAATGCGAATGGTATTGCTAGAGAACGGCGGGGTGTATGCCATGGCCAATTTACGCGGTGGGGGAGAGTATGGCGAGGAATGGCACAAGGCCGGTATGCTGCTCAACAAACAAAATGTATTCGATGATTTCATCGCTGCGGGTGAATACCTCATTGACCAGGGTTATACTTCCAAAGAAAAACTGGCGATCGCCGGAGGCTCCAATGGAGGATTACTGGTGGGGGCAGCCATGACGCAGCGGCCTGATCTTTTTGCTGTGGCCTTTCCGGCTGTTGGGGTGATGGATATGCTCAGGTATCACCTGTTTACTGTAGGAAAAGGATGGATCCCGGAATACGGCTCCAGTGATGACCCTGAACAATTTGCCAATTTGCTGTCCTATTCTCCTTTGCAAAACCTGAAGGACGGAGTCGAATACCCGGCTACCATGATCACCACTGCAGATCACGATGACCGCGTGGTGCCGGCTCACTCCTTTAAATTTGCGGCAAGACTGCAACAGGCTCAGGCCGGCGATAACCCGGTGTTGATCCGCATTGAGACCAAAGCGGGCCACGGTGCCGGTAAACCGATCGCAAAAGTCATCGAAGAACAGGCTGACCTCTATTCTTTCTTTTTCTACAATACCAATTCTCCTGTGAAATACCTGGAAGATTGA
- a CDS encoding DUF481 domain-containing protein: protein MIRAGLVFCILFFALSTARTQIINIEDSRKKIDSVGLFGQLDLTFSLVQSSKQLLTFKGTSRADWIRPKGAWMGILDYRVIINEKDNLQDDGFFHLRYGRLLNKRFTWEAFSQLQHNRQLRIDLRWLAGTGPRFLLYNKPRQKAYLGVLYMFEYDEIVASNTIWRDHRLSSYLSVHLQLTPNLDFASTSYYQPLIGNFAESRVSSVNSLSFKFTDHLQFRIQFNISYDGRLAKETENVPATVYNFTNGLRWAF from the coding sequence ATGATAAGAGCTGGACTCGTTTTTTGTATACTTTTTTTCGCCCTGTCAACCGCCAGAACACAAATTATCAATATTGAAGATTCACGAAAAAAAATTGATTCCGTCGGGTTGTTCGGCCAGCTGGACCTGACCTTCAGCCTGGTACAATCCTCCAAGCAATTGCTCACTTTCAAAGGCACCTCTCGTGCCGACTGGATACGGCCAAAAGGAGCCTGGATGGGCATTTTGGATTACCGGGTGATCATCAATGAAAAGGATAATCTTCAGGATGACGGATTCTTCCACTTGCGGTACGGTCGTTTGCTGAATAAACGGTTCACCTGGGAAGCTTTTAGCCAGCTTCAGCACAACAGGCAATTGCGTATCGACCTGCGGTGGCTGGCGGGTACCGGACCTCGTTTCCTGTTATACAACAAACCCAGGCAAAAAGCCTATCTAGGTGTCTTGTATATGTTTGAATACGATGAAATCGTTGCTTCCAATACCATTTGGCGCGACCACCGTTTGAGCAGTTACCTGTCGGTGCATCTGCAGTTGACACCCAACCTGGATTTTGCCAGCACCTCCTACTACCAGCCCTTGATCGGTAATTTTGCAGAGTCGAGGGTTTCTTCTGTCAATTCCCTGAGTTTCAAGTTCACGGATCACCTACAGTTCCGCATCCAGTTCAACATCAGCTACGATGGCCGCCTCGCCAAAGAAACGGAGAATGTTCCCGCCACGGTGTATAATTTCACTAACGGGTTGAGATGGGCGTTTTGA